DNA sequence from the Pedobacter sp. W3I1 genome:
CACTTCATTTGATAATTTACTATTTGGAATAACTACCGTTCTGTTATCAAATGTTTTAACAATGGTATAGAATATTTGGATCGATGTTACCGTTCCTTCCATACTTTGGGCAATAATATTATCGCCTACTACAAAAGGTTTCAGCAGTAAAATTAATACACCGCTGGCAAAATTTTGCAGGGTACCTGATAAAGCCAAGCCAGCCGCAACGCCGATACCACCAATCAATACGGTTAAAAAAGTAAGCTGAATGCCAATAACCTGCATTACCGTAAGTGCCAATAAAATTCTTAGGGTAATCAGCATCAAGCTGGTTAGAAATGGTCGTAATGATGGATTTACATCTTTTCGGTGCATGCCGCCCTGCATCCATTTTCCTAATACTTTAATCAGCCATAACCCTAAAATAAGCAGTACCACACCTAAAATTACAGATGGTCCTTTATCGATTATCCAATCGTAGGCTTTATTATAAAAGTGATTGATATTACTGGCATCAGTCTTCATAAATTAAGGATTCTTCTTATAATGATTACGGTTTTTTATGTTTAACGGGAGTGTCTTTAGTTACATTTACTTTTTTGGCATCTTTGGCTGATGTTACTTTATCATCAGCACCCTTAGCTTTTGCATTTTTCGGTGCAGTAGCCTTGCTACTTTCTGCCGCTGTTTTAGAATTTTTCATACGTGTTTTTAATAATTAGTCTTCAGTATTTAGCCATGCTTTTGCATCTTCTATCTCTTCCGGTTTAAAGCCTTTAGATTTACCTGGCGTAGCTACTGTGAAAATATCAGTAAACCACTCCACTCCTTTTTCGGCACTTACTACGGCAATTTTTTTCCATTTGGTAAAATGCTGTAAGCCAGCTTTAACATCCTCTACCCATGCTCCAGCTGTGAAATTTTTTACGTCGGTTTCTAAGACAAGTAGATACCTGATTTCCTTAAATCGCTCAGCGGTTCTTTTCAAGCCGGTTAATAAAACGCTCTTTACATCGTCATTCGTCACTTCCCCAGTAGCTCTTACACCAAAAATATGATCTGGTAGTCCTGTTATTTCTGTTAGCATAAAATTTCGTTTAGTTAAGAACACACTAATTCGCCAAGATGTTTGCTATTTAAATAAATTCTGAAATTGTGTAGCGGCAAAAACACTATCTTACCTATACTGTTATAGAAACAATATTTATATAAAACGATCCTATGAAAACCAACTTGTTAAAACCTCTTACTCTTGTTTGTGGGCTGGCTGTTTTGCTTTCTGCCTGTACGGGCGGAACAAAAACGACTACCGTTACCGATTCGACTATAACTGATTCTACGGTAATGGCTGCATTAAAACCTGCAGGACCAGCGCCCGAATGGGGAAAAACAATAAAGCCGGAAATGCAGGTAGTTATCGAAAAATTAAGTAGTTATGGAGATAAGCCTATAGAGACTTTAAGTGCTGCTGATGCGCGTAAGAATCATACGCCAACAGATGCCGTGATGGATTTGGTAAAACAAAACAACATCACTGTACCAGCTGCTAAGCTAGATACCATGGGTAAAGATATTGATGTAAGCGGAGGTAAAATCCATCTACGCATTTATACGCCCAAAGAAGGAAACGGACCTTATCCACTCATTGTTTACTATCATGGTGGCGGTTTTGTGCTTGCCAATTTAGCTGTTTATCATGCATCTGCACAGGCTTTGGCCGAGCAGGTAGGTGCAATTGTAGTTTCAGTAGCCTACCGCTTAGCACCCGAAAATAAGTTTCCTACAGCGCATAACGATGCTTTTACAGCTTACGAATGGGCAGTAAAAAATGCGGTTGATTTAAAGGCAGATCCGGCTAAGATTGCAGTTGTTGGCGAAAGTGCAGGTGGTAATTTAGCGGCAAACGTGTCCATTATGGCCAGAGACAAACACATTATGCTTCCTGTGCACCAAGTTTTGATCTATCCTATCGCTCAGGCAGATATGAATACTGAATCATATAAAATGTATGAAAATGCAAAACCATTAAACAAAGCAATGATGAGCTGGTTTACGGAAAAATACTTAAACACTATGATTGAAGCGCAGGACCCTAAAATATCACTGGTTAATGCCAATTTAAAAGGGCTCCCAGCCACAACCATTATAACGGCCGAAATAGATCCTTTACACGATGATGGTGTAATGCTGGCTGATAAAATGAAAGCTGCCGGGGTAAAAGTTGACAGTAAAAATTATGAGGGCGTGACACATGAATTCTTTGGTATGGCGCTGCTTGTGCCAGAAGCAAAAGCGGCACAGGCTTATGTAGCGAATCAATTGAAAGCTGCTTTTAAATAAGCGTTTTTAACCACAGATGGACACAGATAAACACGGATCTTGGTATCTGTGTCCATCCTTTATATCTGTGGTTAAATTATTTTTTGAATTTGCCTAACTACTACATTGCCTCAAGCCCCAAATGTATTTCTGGTTGTAGTACAAACCCTAAACCCTTTACGCTAACCTCTAAACCTAACTATGCCCCTTTCTTCGAACCCAAACTCTGCATCAATTGATCATACAAATCATCGCTTGAAGCTTTTTGAGGTTTCATCTTTTTAACCGTTGCTCGTTTTCCTTTAGCTTTTGCTTTGATAATCTTTAATAATTCACTGCTGTAATCATCTTTAAAGGCACTTAAATCGAATTTTGAACTATATTGTTTAATCAAAGCTAAACCAACATCCATTTCCTTTTTGGTGATGGTAATATCATCAACCTTATTAATTTCTGATAAGCTCCTGATTTCCTGTTCAAATCTGATTTTTGTAATTACAATTACCTGTTCCATCGGATGGATTACACAAAGATTTTCTGTGTTTCTTAATACGAACCTGGCTATGCCAGCCTTACCCGATTTCTCTAATGCCTTTAGCAATAATCCATAAGCTTTTTTACCCTGCTTTTCAGGCTCGGTATAATAAGAAGTTTCGTAATAAATAGGATTAATATCTTTTATATCAACAAAATTCTCCAGTTCAATAATTTTAGTTTTTTCAGGTGCAGCCTCTTCAAAATCGTGTTTATCTAAAATAACGTACCTGTCTT
Encoded proteins:
- a CDS encoding mechanosensitive ion channel family protein, producing the protein MKTDASNINHFYNKAYDWIIDKGPSVILGVVLLILGLWLIKVLGKWMQGGMHRKDVNPSLRPFLTSLMLITLRILLALTVMQVIGIQLTFLTVLIGGIGVAAGLALSGTLQNFASGVLILLLKPFVVGDNIIAQSMEGTVTSIQIFYTIVKTFDNRTVVIPNSKLSNEVIINISREGIRRLDIEMKFSYGIDYEKIVSIFNKTVDEFKSCLITPERRIGVSALEDSGFKASLNVWVNAHGFTDTKLSFLEVLMKNLKLGGIKLPGMPE
- a CDS encoding STAS/SEC14 domain-containing protein, which gives rise to MLTEITGLPDHIFGVRATGEVTNDDVKSVLLTGLKRTAERFKEIRYLLVLETDVKNFTAGAWVEDVKAGLQHFTKWKKIAVVSAEKGVEWFTDIFTVATPGKSKGFKPEEIEDAKAWLNTED
- a CDS encoding alpha/beta hydrolase produces the protein MKTNLLKPLTLVCGLAVLLSACTGGTKTTTVTDSTITDSTVMAALKPAGPAPEWGKTIKPEMQVVIEKLSSYGDKPIETLSAADARKNHTPTDAVMDLVKQNNITVPAAKLDTMGKDIDVSGGKIHLRIYTPKEGNGPYPLIVYYHGGGFVLANLAVYHASAQALAEQVGAIVVSVAYRLAPENKFPTAHNDAFTAYEWAVKNAVDLKADPAKIAVVGESAGGNLAANVSIMARDKHIMLPVHQVLIYPIAQADMNTESYKMYENAKPLNKAMMSWFTEKYLNTMIEAQDPKISLVNANLKGLPATTIITAEIDPLHDDGVMLADKMKAAGVKVDSKNYEGVTHEFFGMALLVPEAKAAQAYVANQLKAAFK
- a CDS encoding Ku protein, which produces MRSIWKGSIGFGLVNIPVKLFSGVQNSNLDLDMLDERDHAKIKFIRVNENSHKEVPYEKIVKGYFLKDRYVILDKHDFEEAAPEKTKIIELENFVDIKDINPIYYETSYYTEPEKQGKKAYGLLLKALEKSGKAGIARFVLRNTENLCVIHPMEQVIVITKIRFEQEIRSLSEINKVDDITITKKEMDVGLALIKQYSSKFDLSAFKDDYSSELLKIIKAKAKGKRATVKKMKPQKASSDDLYDQLMQSLGSKKGA